One Perca flavescens isolate YP-PL-M2 chromosome 16, PFLA_1.0, whole genome shotgun sequence genomic window, cctggagaggcgtgattgggaggaacggcctccctgatctaaaccagagtggttgtttgttgttggacttctgtgctagtcatggattgtctataacgaacaccatgttcgaacatagggatgctcataagtgtacctggtaccagagcaccctaggccgaaggtcaatgatcgatttcataatcgtttcatctgatctgaggccgtatgttttggacactcgggtgaagagaggggcagagctgtcaaccgatcaccatctggtggtgagttgggtcagagggtggggaagactctggacagacctggtaagcccaaacgtgtagtgcgggtaaattgggaacgtctggaggaggcccctgtccaacagactttcaactcacacctccgggcggagcttttcgtgcatccctgtggaggctgggggcattgaacccgagtggacaatgttcaaagtttccattgctgaagctgcagcgaggagctgtggtcttaggctcttaggtgcctcaaggggcggtaacccacgaacaccgtggtggacaacggtggtcagggaagccgtccgactgaagaaggagtctttccgggatatgttatcccggaggactcggaggcagttgcagggtaccgaagggggccgaagggctgcagcctctgccgtgaaagaggcaaagcagcgggtgtgggagaagtttggagaagacatggagaaggactttcggtcggcaccaaagtgcttctggaaaactgttcgccacctcaggaggggggaaggggaaccatccaagctgtgtacagtaaggatgggacactgttgacctcaactgaggaggtaatagggcggtggaaggagcactttgaggaactcctgaatccgactaatcgccctctatgttagaggcagagctggaggataatgggggattggcgtcgatttcccaggcggaagtcactgatgtagtcaaacaactacacagtggcaaagccccgggattgatgagatccgtccagaaatgctcaaggctctgggtgtggaggggctgtcctggttgacacgccttttcaacattgcgtggaagtctgggacggtgccaaaggagtggcagactggggtggtggttcccctttttaaaaaggggaccagagggtgtgtgccaattataggggtatcacacttctcagcctccctggtaaagtctactccaaggtgctggaaaggagggttcgccaatagtcgaacctcgggttgaggaggaacaatgcggattccgtcctggtcgtggaacaacggaccagctcttcactcgcaaggatcctggagggagcctgggagtatgcccaaccgggtctacatgtgttttgtggatttggagaagggcgtatgaccgggtcccccggagatactgtgggaggtgctgcgggagtatggggtgagggggtctcttctcagggccatccaatctctgtacaaccaaagcgagagctgtgtccgggttctcggtagtaagtcggactcgtttcaggtgagggttggcctccgccagggctgcgctttgtcaccaatcctgtttgtagtatttatggacaggatatcgaggcgtagtcggggtggggaggggttgcagtttggtgggctggggatctcatcgctgctctttgcagatgatgtggtcctgatggcatcatcggcctgcgaccttcagcactcactggatcggttcgcaacccgagtgtgaagcggttgggatgaggatcagcacctctaaatctgaggccatggttctcagcaggaaaccgatggaatgccttctccaggtagggaatgagtccttaccccaagtgaaggagttcaagtaccttggggttgtgttcgcgaaagtgaggggacaatggagcgggagattggtcggagaatcgggcgcagcgggtgcggtattgcattcaatctatcgcaccgttgtggacgaaaagagagcttagccagaaggcaaagctctcgatctaccggtcagttttcgttcctaccctcacctatggtcatgaaggctgggtcatgaccgaaagaacgagatccagggtacaagcggctgaaatgggtttcctcaggagggtggctggcgtctcccttagagatagggtgagaagctcactcatccgtgaggagctcggagtagagccgctgctcctttgcgtcgaaggagccagttgaggtggttcgggcatctggtaaggatgcccctgggcgcctccctagggaggtgttccaggcacgcccagctgggaggaggcctcgggaagacccaggactaggtggagggattatatctccaacctggcctgggaacgccgatccccagtcggagctggttaatgttgctcgggaaagggaagtttggggtcccctgctggagctgctccccccgcgacccgacaccggataagcggacgaagatggatggatggatgtttattattccaaatatattgCCGAATTaaggtatcaagtttcttccagaaatttaTCGGTGGGGGTAAagggatcattgtacttaagaaattcacacgtggaactatgttcattttaacaacagcaatcctggagCATAGTGATGCTGGCAGCGCAGACCAattggccagatccctttgaacactacttacTATAGTTTCATACTATtcctggacaactcgctgtagGGATGCGTGTATGGTTTGTTGTTGGAAAGTATCCTTCTCTATGGCTGAAGTTAAAGCTTGTAAAATGGTAAGtcataatatgtcaaaatactGTAGATGTTCTGATGTAATTCCATCCAACCCtggtgttttcccttttttttaactgtttttaatactGATTTAAGTTCCTCTAAGGCTATCGGTTGACCtaattcttctctctcttctgggTCGAGAAGAGGCAAGTTTAGTTCTTTTAGGAACTTCTGGCACTGTGTAGGATCTGGGTTGCAGGAGGACTCCTACATCTTTGAGTAAAAGGATTGAAAAGTGGTGCTAATATTCTTAGGATTTGTTGAGATACCTCATGCTGTTGATAGTAGCTATTGATTcgctttattttaatttcagagcaagcaatttgcttggtttacaGCCGTTAAAATAATATTGCCTCAATGTGCATTATGAACTCAACTCTCCTCCTTAGCAGCTCTGTTCGACTTGTGACTAGAAGAGTTtgtagatttagaaaaacaagcCTTAAGAGATTGGTCTAACGATTTACAGTGTTCTTCCAACTCTGCTATCCttgcctctcttttcctcttcaaaTTGACCGTGAAGGAAGATGTaaaatctctaataaatccttCAGTTGCTTGCCATGTATATTCAGGGTCAGAAACTGAGTCGGTATTAAATGATATAAATTCAGCCAGTttggttttaaaggtcccatgacatggtgctctttggatgcttttatatagaccttagttgtcccctaatactgtatctgaagtctctttcccgaaattcagctttggtgcagaactacagccactagagccagtctcacaatgagctttccttaaggcctttttatagttgtgcgtcggctccacgcagagctctcgccgtagccttAAAAAgaggcctgatgtttatacttgtgtgctggtgtgtgcgtcgagccgcatgtgtgtgtgtgtggggagtgtttggtagagagaagtgagagagtgccggcgattaccttcggagcgagtagcgactctagagtcatagtagagaaacaaagtgtctcctctgtgctttctgacccCAGTGGGAAatatgtagcaggaaaagttaaccctctccttaatttcatgttgtttatggagaaggagaaccaggaaatgagtcgggagaaatgcaacgctaccaagccacggccgagctatgtgcgtcgccgcgacgtgtagttaaatttttcgagaggtgtacgtcaggctacggcgtagggtccggcgtagatgtgtcgattcgacgcacaactataaaaaggcctttagtatgtgccatttctgtctctgtagctattgaggaggagagtgggaggggcaaggtggagggtgggggtgtggccttgaccaactgccacttttctcgtttgaaagccatgattcTCCAAAATCCCAAATTggagccaaattctctgggcgggcaaagcagagaaaggggaggtaaccttgcttgttatgacctcataacaagcagatttcAAAActgctcatctgagctttcattttctcaaaggcagagcaggatacccagggctcggtttacacctatcgccatttctagccactgggggaccataggcaggctgggggaacacatattaatgttaaaaaacctcataaagtgaaattttaacCTTTAAACCTTTAAATCCTGTATCAAAAGCTGTGTTCTGGAGAAGGGAATTATTAAATTGCCATCTCCTAGATCtttctcctaacatatcacAACGGAATGTGGTTATCAGCGCATTGTCATCAGATAGAATTGGTGGTTCTATTGCTATCGTGTGGAACATTGTCTTAAGCTCACTGGAGCacaacatataataataataataataattatcaaATGTCTGTAGTGGAGCGCTTCCAGGACTCAAAAAGTTAGCTTGAGGTGCTATTTGGATGGGATAATCATAATGTAGAAATCAataaggaaactccaaggcactctcttttagaaaaatacaaagcctttatttatggcttggtcatcataaatcttaaagtacTCCGACGCGTTTCGGCATACTTGTAtgccttatgacctcataaggagcagattccagattggcccatctgagctttcattttctcaaaggcagagcaggataaccAGAGCTTGGTTTACAACTATCTTtcatttctagtcactgggggaccataggcaggctgggggaacattatgatattaatgttaaaaaaactcataaattgaaattttcatgccatgggacctttttttagtgtttgtgtgagtgtttgtgttttgtgtatctGCTGTATTGTTCCCAGACAAAAGAGTGactcaatttgttttttttttccacctttcaTCAGTCAGGATATGTCTGTAAGGATGGAGATGGATATCAATGGAGTCTCAAGGGCACACGTCTCCATTCTTCCTGCAGCTGAGATCAAAGCTGCATTGAAACCAGAAGCAGAAAGACCTCGCTGTGCCAGCACCCCATGTTCACCTATCAGAGGTACTGTTGCAGGATACCAGATCCTCCACATGGACTCAAACTATCTGGTGGGCTTCACCACTGGTGAGGAGCTGCTCAAACTGGCCCATCAGTGGTCAGAAGGCACTCCAGAGAAGGGTTCTGTATCAGAAGCTGTATCAAGCTCCATCCAGAGCACTGTCCCAAAGTCTGTGGACTTGGGCATCCACCGTTCTTCACGAATCTGCAAAGGCAAAAGTCGCTACTACCAACCCTACGACATTCCTGCTGCCAATGGGCGGAGACGGAGGCGTATGCCCAGCTCGAGTGACACCTTTCTCAGGTCCCTGGCCCACGGGGAGCCTGGGAAGGGTCTTCATACTCCACTACCCCGCTGTCTGCTTAAAGGGAAGAGGGCCCAGTCCAAGTCTCTGGACTACCTTAATCTGGACAAAATAAGCATCAAAGAGTCATCAGACACTGAGGTGTTACAGTACCAACTGCAGCACCTTACCCTCCGAGGGGAACGCATGTTTTCCAGAAACAAGACATGAAAGCACAGTGGGAGGCCCTTTTTAGGCATCTTTCACCTGTTTGGGGATTTAGGTGCTATTTCCAGCTTGGTTTCTTTCTACTCATATTACAAACTGTTCTTTAAGAAGGCAGTCTGATTATCTTGTTATATTATTAACTTGGGGTTTTACCTTGTACTGTACACAACATGAAGAAAATCCTTACATCACTCCTCACATTGTAATGAGGTTGTTGAAATTAAAAGATGTGAATAACTTAACTTAGCAATAACTGGTAAACTTATTTATTGacagtgttgtgtgtttttactgctCAAAG contains:
- the macir gene encoding macrophage immunometabolism regulator; translation: MSVRMEMDINGVSRAHVSILPAAEIKAALKPEAERPRCASTPCSPIRGTVAGYQILHMDSNYLVGFTTGEELLKLAHQWSEGTPEKGSVSEAVSSSIQSTVPKSVDLGIHRSSRICKGKSRYYQPYDIPAANGRRRRRMPSSSDTFLRSLAHGEPGKGLHTPLPRCLLKGKRAQSKSLDYLNLDKISIKESSDTEVLQYQLQHLTLRGERMFSRNKT